A window of the Gemmatirosa kalamazoonensis genome harbors these coding sequences:
- a CDS encoding glycoside hydrolase family 43 protein: protein MSTRPLLPTILLLGCAPTVARAPAVAACTFTNPVMPGADPWIVRRGDTYYLVQSHGRAIWVYRSRDLTHPARDSVRIWSAPDTGWNRSNVWAPELHFIDGRWYVYYAAGRSGPPYLSQRAGVLESATDDPQGAYVDRGMLYTGDSVATGAHPYWAIDLTVGRVNGQLYAFWSGWTGDAATDKTPQHLYAARMTNPYTVATNRARISSPTAAWERGTELDLQEGPELLAHDGATFLVYSTRESWLRAYRLGQLRLRAADADPLDSASWAKSGPVFEGTDTVFGVGHASFTTSPDGREDWIAYHAKVSTTPGWNRVVRLQRFGWKPDGAPDFGTPVPDREPLPAPSGTCR, encoded by the coding sequence GTGTCGACCCGACCGCTTCTTCCCACGATCCTGCTCCTCGGCTGCGCGCCCACCGTCGCGCGCGCACCGGCGGTCGCGGCGTGCACGTTCACGAACCCCGTCATGCCCGGCGCGGATCCGTGGATCGTCAGGCGCGGCGACACGTACTACCTCGTGCAGTCGCACGGGCGCGCGATCTGGGTATACCGCTCGCGCGACCTCACGCACCCGGCGCGCGACAGCGTGCGGATCTGGTCCGCGCCGGATACGGGATGGAACCGCAGCAACGTGTGGGCGCCCGAGCTCCACTTCATCGACGGACGCTGGTACGTGTACTACGCTGCCGGCCGCTCCGGGCCGCCGTACCTGTCGCAGCGCGCCGGCGTGCTCGAGTCGGCGACCGACGACCCGCAGGGCGCGTACGTCGACCGCGGCATGCTCTACACCGGCGACTCCGTCGCCACCGGCGCGCACCCGTACTGGGCGATCGACCTCACGGTCGGGCGCGTGAACGGGCAGCTCTACGCGTTCTGGTCCGGCTGGACCGGCGACGCGGCGACCGACAAGACGCCGCAGCACCTCTACGCGGCGCGCATGACGAACCCGTACACCGTCGCCACGAACCGCGCGCGCATCTCGTCGCCCACCGCGGCGTGGGAGCGCGGCACCGAGCTCGATCTGCAGGAGGGGCCCGAGCTGCTGGCGCACGACGGCGCGACGTTCCTCGTCTACTCCACGCGCGAGTCGTGGCTGCGCGCCTACCGGCTCGGCCAGCTCCGCCTCCGCGCCGCCGACGCGGATCCCCTCGACTCCGCGAGCTGGGCGAAGTCGGGGCCCGTGTTCGAGGGCACCGACACCGTCTTCGGCGTCGGCCACGCGAGCTTCACGACGTCGCCCGACGGGCGCGAGGACTGGATCGCGTACCACGCGAAGGTCTCCACCACGCCGGGCTGGAACCGCGTCGTCCGGCTGCAGCGGTTCGGCTGGAAGCCCGACGGCGCGCCGGACTTCGGCACGCCGGTTCCCGATCGGGAGCCGTTGCCGGCGCCGTCGGGGACGTGCCGGTGA
- a CDS encoding glycoside hydrolase family 43 protein — MPVSRIALGAALAAAVACTPVRQQAPATYANPVLDADFPDPAVLRASDGWYYVYGTQTDRRTATSVEWVNIQAARSRDLVHWERLGDALPTKPTWARRTQDFWAPHVAEHGGTFFLYYSAKPDAALTDSTRGLCLAVATARTAAGPFTDVGHPLQCGPAFLNIDPMQFDDPATGAPLLYWGSGFGPIRVQRLADDRVSFAAGSAPMPLVGIERSDDSTRYQRLVEGAWVTYRAPWYYLFYSGDNCCGPHAHYGVMVARSRAATGPFETLAAATARPQSVILESGAGWRAPGHNSVIRDAAGVDWMLYHAVDTLRSRGASDAPNTRRVLLMDPIVYRDGWPTIDRGHPSTGSRPAPAVPR; from the coding sequence GTGCCGGTGAGCCGTATCGCGTTAGGCGCCGCCCTGGCCGCGGCCGTCGCGTGCACGCCCGTTAGGCAGCAAGCACCCGCGACGTACGCGAACCCGGTGCTCGACGCGGATTTCCCCGATCCCGCGGTGCTCCGCGCGTCCGACGGCTGGTACTACGTCTACGGCACGCAGACCGACCGCCGCACGGCGACCAGCGTCGAGTGGGTCAACATCCAGGCCGCCCGCTCGCGCGACCTCGTGCACTGGGAGCGGCTCGGCGACGCGCTCCCCACGAAGCCGACGTGGGCGCGTCGCACCCAGGACTTCTGGGCGCCGCACGTCGCCGAGCACGGGGGCACGTTCTTCCTGTACTACTCGGCCAAGCCGGACGCGGCGCTCACCGACAGCACGCGCGGCCTCTGCCTCGCCGTCGCGACGGCGCGCACCGCGGCCGGGCCGTTCACCGACGTCGGGCATCCGCTGCAGTGCGGCCCCGCGTTCCTGAACATCGACCCGATGCAGTTCGACGACCCCGCCACCGGCGCGCCGCTGCTGTACTGGGGCTCCGGCTTCGGGCCGATCCGCGTGCAGCGCCTCGCCGACGACCGCGTGTCGTTCGCGGCGGGGAGCGCGCCCATGCCGCTCGTGGGCATCGAGCGCAGCGACGACAGCACGCGCTACCAGCGGCTCGTCGAGGGGGCGTGGGTGACGTATCGGGCGCCGTGGTACTATCTGTTCTACTCCGGCGACAACTGCTGCGGCCCGCACGCGCACTACGGCGTGATGGTCGCGCGCAGCCGCGCCGCCACGGGGCCGTTCGAGACGCTCGCCGCGGCGACCGCGCGGCCGCAGAGCGTGATCCTCGAGAGCGGGGCGGGGTGGCGCGCGCCGGGACACAACTCCGTCATCCGCGACGCGGCCGGCGTCGACTGGATGCTGTACCACGCCGTCGACACGCTGCGGTCGCGCGGCGCCTCGGATGCGCCGAACACGCGCCGCGTGCTGCTGATGGATCCGATCGTCTACCGCGACGGCTGGCCCACGATCGACCGCGGCCATCCGTCGACCGGCAGCCGGCCGGCGCCCGCCGTACCACGATAA
- a CDS encoding GDSL-type esterase/lipase family protein: MRRHTADALPPRRRRLLLGITVALPWVLLALVELGLRVAGFGGSYPLFVPYRDAPGFLFQNDSVGRRYFHGAFVPSPHLDFFHATKPAGGLRVVFQGESSAAGFPYGHGGAPSRMLEQRLQTAFPGRSVEVINTALTAVSSYVLLDQAREIAALHPDAVLIYTGHNEYYGVLGAASAGAFGHSRAAVLAYLAVRRLRLAQLVERLVAAGASSLRGRVATDDPGTVMELMAGDRLVPLGSRRFDDGVAQFRANLDALLARYQAAHIPVFVGTLVSDERDQPPLGGGSDANAAYAAARDREAHGDTAAARALYREAKERDALRFRAPEALNAVIRDVARRRGATVVETQQAVERASPGGIPGHSLILEHLHPNVDGYFVIADAFYEALRAVRAFGPWPAPPAAERAAARAAVPVTPLDSLAALYRTDRLTSGWPFRPHGVRVPAIVDTLHPRTPLEALAQRLVNGQLSWAEATDRLRAEYERAGDADDAIRVARALASEYRYAAQPYLDAARVALAAGRPADALGFARAAYARRETAESAKLVATLTLRTGDVSAAVPYLERAEALAPQDRDVRGALAAARMLPRLEADRQRTPRDTAVLHRLALAYALAQQYAGARDALAALLAVAPGATDAQALLRELPPRELPR, encoded by the coding sequence GTGAGACGTCACACTGCCGACGCACTGCCGCCGCGCCGCCGACGCCTTCTGTTAGGCATCACGGTGGCGCTCCCGTGGGTCCTGCTCGCGCTCGTCGAGCTCGGGCTGCGCGTCGCGGGGTTCGGCGGATCGTATCCGCTGTTCGTGCCGTACCGCGACGCGCCGGGGTTCCTGTTCCAGAACGACAGCGTCGGGCGCCGGTACTTCCACGGCGCGTTCGTGCCGTCGCCGCACCTCGACTTCTTCCACGCGACGAAGCCGGCCGGCGGGCTGCGCGTGGTGTTCCAGGGCGAGTCGTCGGCCGCGGGGTTTCCGTACGGCCACGGCGGCGCGCCGTCGCGCATGCTGGAGCAGCGGCTCCAGACGGCGTTCCCGGGACGCAGCGTCGAGGTGATCAACACCGCGCTCACCGCGGTCAGCTCGTACGTGCTGCTCGACCAGGCGCGCGAGATCGCGGCGCTGCACCCGGACGCGGTGCTGATCTACACGGGGCACAACGAGTACTACGGCGTGCTCGGGGCCGCGTCGGCGGGCGCGTTCGGCCACTCGCGTGCGGCGGTGCTGGCGTATCTCGCGGTGCGGCGGCTGCGTCTCGCGCAGCTCGTGGAGCGGCTCGTCGCGGCGGGCGCCAGCTCGCTCCGCGGCCGCGTAGCGACGGACGACCCGGGCACGGTGATGGAGCTGATGGCCGGCGACCGTCTCGTGCCGCTCGGCTCGCGCCGATTCGACGACGGCGTGGCGCAGTTCCGCGCGAACCTCGATGCGCTGCTCGCACGCTACCAGGCGGCCCACATCCCGGTGTTCGTCGGCACGCTCGTGAGCGACGAGCGCGACCAGCCGCCGCTCGGCGGCGGATCCGACGCGAACGCGGCGTACGCGGCGGCGCGCGACCGCGAGGCGCACGGCGACACGGCCGCGGCGCGCGCGCTCTACCGCGAGGCGAAGGAGCGCGACGCGCTGCGGTTCCGCGCCCCCGAAGCGTTGAACGCGGTGATCCGCGACGTCGCGCGGCGGCGCGGCGCGACGGTGGTGGAGACCCAGCAGGCGGTGGAGCGCGCGTCGCCGGGCGGCATACCGGGGCACTCGCTCATCCTCGAGCACCTGCACCCGAACGTCGACGGCTACTTCGTGATCGCCGACGCGTTCTACGAGGCGCTGCGCGCCGTGCGCGCGTTCGGTCCGTGGCCAGCGCCGCCGGCGGCCGAGCGTGCCGCGGCGCGCGCGGCGGTGCCGGTGACGCCGCTCGACTCGCTCGCCGCGCTCTATCGCACCGACCGGCTCACGTCGGGGTGGCCGTTCCGGCCGCACGGCGTGCGCGTGCCGGCCATCGTGGACACGCTGCACCCGCGCACGCCGCTGGAGGCGCTCGCCCAACGGCTGGTGAACGGCCAGCTCTCGTGGGCGGAAGCCACCGACCGGCTGCGCGCCGAGTACGAGCGGGCCGGTGACGCCGACGACGCGATCCGCGTGGCGCGGGCGCTCGCGAGCGAGTACCGCTACGCCGCGCAGCCGTACCTGGACGCGGCGCGCGTCGCGCTCGCGGCGGGGCGGCCGGCCGACGCGCTCGGCTTCGCGCGCGCGGCGTACGCGCGGCGCGAGACGGCGGAGAGCGCGAAGCTGGTGGCGACGCTGACGCTGCGCACGGGCGACGTGTCCGCCGCGGTGCCGTATCTGGAGCGCGCCGAGGCGCTCGCGCCGCAGGACCGCGACGTGCGCGGCGCGCTCGCGGCGGCACGCATGCTGCCCCGACTCGAGGCGGATCGGCAGCGCACGCCGCGCGACACGGCGGTGCTGCACCGGCTCGCGCTCGCGTACGCGCTCGCGCAGCAGTACGCCGGCGCGCGCGACGCGCTCGCGGCGCTGCTCGCGGTGGCGCCGGGCGCGACCGACGCGCAGGCGCTGCTGCGCGAGCTTCCACCGCGTGAGCTGCCACGATGA
- a CDS encoding glycoside hydrolase family 2 protein: MRLLAALALLLGTAASAQPSDSIPLPEHPRPDFERAEWLNLNGRWRFAFDARDEGERLGWPSGTATFAHRILVPFSWGAPASGVPDSADIGWYAREVTVPEAWRGRRVFLVFGASDWRTSAWLDGVKLGEYQGGYTPFSLELPRDVSLGTAHRLVVRVDDTPHDFKLEGKQGYGKARGMWQTVYLEARGGDPLEAVHFTPRTDLAGVRVDARLREPAPRDLTLRLTFTNRDGQPTVTARIPRGATTARLDVPLPNAHRWSLDDPFLHEVTASVTGEGIVEDRVRTYFGMRTISVANLPGTTYPYVAINGKPVFLELALDQAYHPTGFYTFPTDSILRDEILRARRIGLNGLREHIKVEAPRKLYWADKLGVLIMADVPNWWGQPDSLGFREHEVALRGMIDRDYNHPAVFSWITFNETWGLLTKVDGRDRYLPETQRKVASVYRLAKSLDSTRLVEDNSVCCRRGHTETDLNSWHEYQPGWEWERLLDRFSDSTFAGSPWNFERPWTQGRQPMLNSEFGNVWGYEGSTGDVDWSWDYHRAVDAFRRHPKLSGWLYTEHHDVINEWNGYWRFDRSNKETGFGDLVSGMTLNDLHAPLYLAVGAPDLSTAVRPGTRVDVPLYASFLTSSTAYGDSLLLRAELYGWNALGERKSYATTTRRVPYRPYLSQALAPLPVTMPNEPAVAVLAVRLEDAGGTVLQRNFTTFIVEGEPPADATLATGERVRVARVPAARVADSRWSLKQWSILDGLKMDGAGSGFFEYRIPWPDGLDARQVAGATFLVEASAKRLNGKDRDSTMKQAGDYMRGGGFHDPSANPNSYPMTGDTKFPSAVTVRVNGELAGRWELADDPADSRGILSWHSQLRDRKLREAGSYGQLVRVPIPAAALAAAARTGQVLVRLEVDDALPGGLAIYGSRFGRYPVDPTVLFLLRDARPAATPR, from the coding sequence ATGCGCCTTCTCGCCGCCCTCGCGCTCCTGTTAGGCACCGCCGCGTCGGCTCAGCCGAGCGACTCCATCCCGCTCCCCGAGCACCCGCGCCCCGACTTCGAGCGGGCCGAGTGGCTGAACCTGAACGGACGGTGGCGCTTCGCGTTCGACGCGCGCGACGAGGGCGAGCGGCTCGGCTGGCCGAGCGGAACCGCCACGTTCGCGCACCGCATCCTCGTGCCGTTCTCGTGGGGCGCGCCGGCGTCGGGCGTGCCGGACAGCGCCGACATCGGGTGGTACGCGCGCGAGGTCACGGTGCCCGAGGCGTGGCGCGGCCGGCGCGTCTTCCTCGTCTTCGGCGCGTCCGACTGGCGCACCTCGGCGTGGCTCGACGGCGTGAAGCTCGGCGAGTACCAGGGCGGCTACACGCCGTTCTCGCTCGAGCTCCCGCGCGACGTGTCGTTAGGCACCGCGCACCGCCTCGTCGTCCGCGTCGACGACACGCCGCACGACTTCAAGCTCGAGGGGAAGCAGGGCTACGGGAAGGCGCGCGGCATGTGGCAGACCGTGTACCTCGAGGCGCGCGGCGGCGATCCGCTCGAGGCGGTGCACTTCACGCCGCGCACCGACCTCGCCGGCGTGCGCGTCGACGCGCGGCTGCGCGAGCCGGCGCCGCGCGACCTCACGCTGCGCCTCACGTTCACGAACCGCGACGGACAGCCGACCGTCACGGCGCGCATCCCGCGCGGCGCCACCACGGCGCGCCTCGACGTGCCGCTGCCGAACGCGCACCGCTGGTCGCTCGACGACCCGTTCCTGCACGAGGTGACGGCGAGCGTGACCGGGGAGGGGATCGTCGAGGACCGCGTGCGCACGTACTTCGGCATGCGCACCATCTCCGTCGCGAACCTGCCGGGCACGACGTACCCGTACGTGGCGATCAACGGCAAGCCGGTGTTCCTGGAGCTCGCGCTCGACCAGGCCTACCACCCGACCGGCTTCTACACGTTCCCCACCGACAGCATCCTGCGCGACGAGATCCTGCGCGCGCGCCGCATCGGGCTGAACGGGCTGCGCGAGCACATCAAGGTCGAGGCGCCGCGCAAGCTGTACTGGGCCGACAAGCTCGGGGTCCTCATCATGGCCGACGTGCCGAACTGGTGGGGCCAGCCGGATTCGCTGGGCTTCCGCGAGCACGAGGTCGCGCTGCGCGGCATGATCGACCGCGACTACAACCACCCCGCGGTGTTCTCGTGGATCACGTTCAACGAGACGTGGGGGCTGCTCACGAAGGTCGACGGGCGCGACCGCTATCTGCCGGAGACGCAGCGGAAAGTCGCGAGCGTGTACCGGCTCGCGAAGTCGCTCGACTCCACGCGCCTCGTCGAGGACAACTCCGTGTGCTGCCGCCGCGGCCACACCGAGACGGACCTCAACTCGTGGCACGAGTACCAGCCCGGCTGGGAGTGGGAGCGTCTGCTCGACCGCTTCAGCGACAGCACGTTCGCCGGCTCGCCGTGGAACTTCGAGCGGCCGTGGACGCAGGGGCGGCAGCCGATGCTGAACTCGGAGTTCGGCAACGTGTGGGGCTACGAGGGCAGCACCGGAGACGTCGATTGGAGCTGGGACTATCACCGCGCCGTCGACGCGTTCCGCCGCCACCCGAAGCTCTCGGGCTGGCTGTACACCGAGCACCACGACGTCATCAACGAGTGGAACGGCTACTGGCGCTTCGACCGGTCGAACAAGGAGACCGGCTTCGGCGACCTCGTGTCGGGGATGACGCTGAACGATCTCCACGCGCCGCTCTACCTCGCGGTCGGCGCGCCCGATCTCAGCACCGCCGTACGGCCCGGCACGCGCGTCGACGTGCCGCTGTACGCGTCGTTCCTCACCAGCAGCACGGCGTACGGCGACTCGCTCCTGCTGCGCGCGGAGCTGTACGGCTGGAACGCGCTCGGCGAGCGCAAGAGCTACGCGACCACCACTCGGCGCGTGCCGTACCGGCCGTACCTGTCGCAGGCGCTGGCGCCGCTCCCCGTCACGATGCCTAACGAGCCCGCCGTCGCCGTGCTCGCGGTGCGGCTCGAGGACGCCGGCGGCACGGTGCTGCAGCGCAACTTCACGACGTTCATCGTCGAGGGCGAGCCGCCGGCCGACGCGACGCTCGCGACGGGCGAGCGCGTGCGCGTGGCGCGCGTCCCCGCGGCGCGCGTCGCCGACTCGCGCTGGTCGCTGAAGCAGTGGTCCATCCTCGACGGGCTCAAGATGGACGGGGCGGGGAGCGGCTTCTTCGAGTACCGCATCCCGTGGCCTGACGGGCTCGATGCGCGCCAGGTGGCCGGCGCCACGTTCCTCGTCGAGGCGTCCGCGAAGCGGCTGAACGGCAAGGACCGCGACTCGACGATGAAGCAGGCCGGCGACTACATGCGCGGCGGCGGCTTCCACGACCCGAGCGCGAACCCGAACAGCTATCCGATGACCGGCGACACGAAGTTCCCGAGCGCGGTGACCGTGCGCGTGAACGGCGAGCTCGCCGGCCGCTGGGAGCTCGCCGACGATCCGGCCGACAGCCGCGGCATCCTGAGCTGGCACTCGCAGCTGCGCGACCGCAAGCTGCGCGAGGCCGGCTCGTACGGACAGCTCGTGCGCGTCCCGATCCCCGCCGCGGCGCTCGCCGCCGCCGCGCGCACCGGCCAGGTCCTCGTTAGGCTCGAGGTCGACGATGCGCTGCCGGGGGGGCTCGCGATCTACGGCTCGCGGTTCGGTCGGTATCCCGTCGACCCGACGGTCCTCTTCCTGCTCCGCGATGCGCGACCGGCCGCGACGCCGCGCTGA
- a CDS encoding RagB/SusD family nutrient uptake outer membrane protein, translating to MRLRTFLTALAGAAALAACRNDVDITDPNAPSSGNFWQTAADAQAGVTATYNTLLRLGTFQRWQAFSYDTRSDIGTTNTSPWPELNSFSKFQFPSGYDFDVSRDTWNDTYTLINRANLVIANVPNINMDAAQKSKNVAEGKFLRGLGYFHLMTLYGANIPLITTPPTATDRPASSDSATVWAQIEKDFTEAAAALPKQLMSQSGGAATAGAAQGMLGKTLLQERKWAQASAALAPIIAGQFGSYSLVPDYATLFRREGNNGPESLFEVQMGNVDLCGQGLCGLNIAKMAGACGPGYCDGRPTRWYFQQFFLDSTTTKQVDPRLDATIFYYKGPSTPVYAKSWAQWARDDPGNYGDTTRLYFKKYGEYYTGSNDQTWEAQINFKVLRYADVLLMQAEALNEQGQTAQAIPLVNQVRARVGLAPLATSLSQAAARAAILKERLLEFGLEGQRWLDLGRQNLFTDIATLRSHDTDFNTFVPGQSQVLPIPQRERNLNPNVKQNPGW from the coding sequence ATGCGACTTCGCACATTTCTCACGGCGCTCGCCGGCGCCGCCGCCCTCGCGGCGTGCCGCAACGACGTGGACATCACCGACCCGAACGCGCCGAGCTCCGGCAACTTCTGGCAGACCGCGGCGGACGCGCAGGCCGGCGTCACCGCGACGTACAACACGCTGCTGCGCCTCGGCACGTTCCAGCGCTGGCAGGCGTTCTCGTACGACACGCGCTCGGACATCGGCACCACGAACACGAGCCCGTGGCCGGAGCTGAACTCGTTCTCGAAGTTCCAGTTCCCGTCGGGCTACGACTTCGACGTCAGCCGCGACACGTGGAACGACACGTACACGCTGATCAACCGGGCGAACCTGGTGATCGCGAACGTGCCGAACATCAACATGGACGCCGCCCAGAAGTCGAAGAACGTCGCCGAGGGCAAGTTCCTGCGCGGGCTCGGGTACTTCCACCTCATGACGCTCTACGGCGCGAACATCCCGCTCATCACGACGCCGCCGACGGCGACCGACCGCCCGGCGAGCTCGGACAGCGCGACGGTGTGGGCGCAGATCGAGAAGGACTTCACGGAGGCGGCGGCCGCGCTGCCGAAGCAGCTCATGTCGCAGTCCGGCGGCGCCGCGACGGCGGGCGCTGCGCAGGGCATGCTCGGCAAGACGCTGCTCCAGGAGCGGAAGTGGGCGCAGGCCTCGGCGGCGCTGGCGCCGATCATCGCGGGGCAGTTCGGTAGCTACTCGCTCGTGCCCGACTACGCGACGCTGTTCCGTCGTGAGGGGAACAACGGGCCGGAGAGCCTCTTCGAGGTGCAGATGGGCAACGTGGACCTCTGCGGCCAGGGGCTCTGCGGGCTGAACATCGCGAAGATGGCCGGCGCGTGCGGGCCGGGCTACTGCGACGGGCGGCCGACGCGCTGGTACTTCCAGCAGTTCTTCCTCGATTCCACGACGACGAAGCAGGTCGACCCGCGTCTCGACGCGACGATCTTCTACTACAAGGGGCCCAGCACGCCGGTGTACGCGAAGAGCTGGGCGCAGTGGGCGCGCGACGACCCGGGCAACTACGGCGACACGACGCGCCTCTACTTCAAGAAGTACGGCGAGTACTACACGGGCTCGAACGACCAGACGTGGGAGGCGCAGATCAACTTCAAGGTGCTGCGCTACGCCGACGTGCTGCTCATGCAGGCCGAGGCGCTGAACGAGCAGGGGCAGACGGCGCAGGCGATCCCGCTCGTGAACCAGGTGCGCGCTCGCGTCGGCCTCGCGCCGCTCGCGACGTCGCTGTCGCAGGCCGCGGCGCGCGCCGCGATCCTGAAGGAGCGCCTGCTCGAGTTCGGCCTCGAGGGGCAGCGGTGGCTCGACCTCGGACGTCAGAATCTGTTCACCGACATCGCGACGCTGCGATCACACGACACGGACTTCAACACGTTCGTGCCCGGACAATCGCAGGTGCTGCCGATACCGCAGCGAGAACGGAACCTCAACCCGAACGTGAAGCAGAATCCGGGGTGGTGA
- a CDS encoding glycoside hydrolase family 43 protein produces MRYAMTMLPALRALRALPALALLACGGGGGGAGGGVVTPPPPVTPTAQQYVNPVLDVDFPDPAVTKSSDGFYYAYATQTTGLRIQVARSRDLVQWTTLGEALPNRPSWASESQNFWAPDVNEREGRFVMYYSAQIDASKRTNPSDGFCVGMATATTAAGPFTDVGHPVVCGPTFTTIDPMGFDDPQSGKRYLYWGSAGAPIVVQELAADRASFTAGSTPVSLVSPRAGNDPSAYDVGLIEGPWVTFHAPNYYLFFSGNACCGAAAHYAVMVARATSPTGPYDVLRNGAAAQPVLTGAGTWTAPGHNAVITDAAGVDWMLYHAINTANPFLIPGRTDISRRPMLLDRITWTNGWPVVGTAGNPTATPQTRPTP; encoded by the coding sequence ATGCGATACGCGATGACGATGCTGCCGGCGCTGCGGGCGCTGCGGGCGCTCCCCGCACTCGCGCTGCTGGCGTGCGGCGGTGGCGGCGGCGGTGCCGGCGGCGGGGTGGTGACGCCGCCGCCGCCGGTCACGCCCACGGCGCAGCAGTACGTGAACCCGGTGCTCGACGTCGACTTCCCCGACCCCGCGGTGACGAAGTCGAGCGACGGCTTCTACTACGCGTACGCGACGCAGACGACGGGGCTCCGCATCCAGGTCGCGCGGTCGCGCGATCTCGTGCAGTGGACCACGCTCGGCGAGGCGCTGCCTAACCGCCCGTCGTGGGCGAGCGAGTCGCAGAACTTCTGGGCGCCCGACGTGAACGAGCGCGAGGGCCGCTTCGTGATGTACTACTCGGCGCAGATCGACGCGTCGAAGCGCACGAACCCGAGCGACGGCTTCTGCGTCGGGATGGCGACGGCGACGACCGCCGCGGGACCGTTCACCGACGTCGGACACCCGGTGGTGTGCGGCCCGACGTTCACGACGATCGACCCGATGGGGTTCGACGACCCGCAGAGCGGAAAGCGCTACTTGTACTGGGGCTCGGCCGGCGCGCCGATCGTCGTGCAGGAGCTCGCGGCCGACCGCGCGTCGTTCACCGCCGGGAGCACGCCGGTGTCGCTCGTGTCGCCGCGCGCGGGGAACGACCCGAGCGCGTACGACGTCGGGCTGATCGAGGGGCCGTGGGTGACGTTCCACGCGCCGAACTACTACCTGTTCTTCTCCGGCAACGCGTGCTGCGGCGCCGCGGCGCACTACGCCGTGATGGTGGCGCGCGCCACGTCGCCGACGGGGCCATACGACGTGCTGCGCAACGGCGCCGCCGCGCAGCCGGTGCTCACGGGAGCGGGGACGTGGACCGCGCCCGGTCACAACGCGGTGATCACCGATGCGGCGGGCGTGGACTGGATGCTGTACCACGCGATCAACACGGCGAACCCGTTCCTCATCCCCGGGCGCACGGACATCTCGCGGCGGCCGATGCTGCTGGATCGGATCACGTGGACGAACGGCTGGCCGGTGGTCGGCACGGCGGGCAATCCGACGGCGACGCCGCAGACGCGGCCGACGCCTTGA